Proteins from a single region of Desulfallas thermosapovorans DSM 6562:
- a CDS encoding helix-turn-helix domain-containing protein, with protein MRDQKKAEDIATQRLQLLSPLLAEGLDAAQAKQIKAGICQQTGISERTLRRYLAQYRLEGFSGLKPKGQGRPRNEAAIPVMLEEILGRLEYAAKRQLFAVITGDCGTAKTTTIRYFKETLDSAKLKAR; from the coding sequence CAAAAGAAAGCTGAAGATATTGCCACCCAGCGGCTACAGTTACTATCTCCGCTACTAGCAGAGGGTCTGGATGCCGCCCAAGCTAAACAGATCAAAGCAGGTATTTGCCAGCAGACAGGGATATCGGAACGCACCTTGCGTAGATACCTGGCCCAGTACCGGTTAGAAGGGTTTAGCGGTCTAAAGCCAAAAGGTCAGGGTCGACCCCGAAACGAAGCTGCAATTCCAGTAATGCTGGAAGAGATATTGGGCCGTCTGGAATACGCCGCCAAACGGCAGCTTTTCGCTGTAATTACCGGTGATTGCGGTACCGCCAAGACCACCACCATACGCTATTTTAAGGAAACCCTTGATTCAGCTAAATTAAAGGCGAGATGA